From the Alkalibacter rhizosphaerae genome, one window contains:
- a CDS encoding DUF881 domain-containing protein, with the protein MKWNRTKFFLFFIFAFLGIFISVFFMNTTREREGWTGIVTAKTIHSFQNEINQYKLRNEELEQKVDELQSRLDSYQVEEPDYDALENELYNELSKYDIITGKLDVAGQGVRIELADSTRILEPGENINNFIIHNSDVLEIINELKTNGAEIIAINGYRLTWDSKIDCAGPVIYVDDFVAGTPFIIEAIGDKEKLYAGLESQDSIVQLLRHWDIMVKVAEKDRIVIASRDNL; encoded by the coding sequence ATGAAGTGGAATAGGACGAAATTTTTCCTGTTTTTCATCTTTGCGTTTTTGGGCATCTTCATCTCTGTATTTTTCATGAATACCACCAGGGAAAGGGAAGGTTGGACTGGGATCGTTACGGCAAAAACCATCCATAGTTTTCAAAACGAAATCAATCAGTATAAGCTTCGAAATGAAGAATTGGAACAAAAAGTTGATGAACTGCAAAGTCGACTGGACAGTTACCAGGTGGAAGAACCGGATTATGATGCATTGGAAAATGAATTGTACAACGAATTGTCTAAATATGATATAATTACAGGAAAGTTGGATGTCGCAGGCCAGGGTGTTCGCATCGAATTGGCCGACAGCACCCGGATCTTGGAACCGGGGGAGAACATCAACAATTTCATCATCCACAACAGTGATGTTTTGGAAATCATCAACGAGTTGAAAACAAATGGGGCTGAAATCATTGCGATCAACGGATATCGTCTGACGTGGGATTCGAAGATCGATTGTGCAGGACCAGTAATTTATGTGGATGACTTTGTTGCCGGTACTCCATTCATCATCGAAGCCATTGGCGACAAGGAGAAGCTGTACGCTGGCTTGGAATCCCAGGACAGCATCGTTCAACTGCTCCGACACTGGGACATCATGGTGAAAGTTGCGGAGAAAGACCGGATCGTTATCGCCAGCAGAGACAATTTGTAA
- a CDS encoding DUF881 domain-containing protein, with protein sequence MKKFIGRPEIAIICAIIGIMLATQLQTIGNMGGLVSTQRADELLVELNQVKKENQELSSRASVLETEIRDFEALAADNNRYIEKLLSDVNNAKLYSGQTEVSGPGIQITLDYESVENDGFDPFLYNSELLLLMVNELNAAGAEAISINGERIISTSEIRLAGSHININGKKHSRPFVFKVIGDTKTLRSAVLIRAGIADIMRANYISVSIEDVPDLVVEAYQSAIVYRYAKPVERE encoded by the coding sequence TTGAAAAAATTCATAGGAAGACCGGAAATAGCCATCATATGTGCCATAATAGGGATCATGCTGGCCACCCAACTGCAAACCATCGGGAACATGGGCGGTTTGGTCAGTACACAAAGGGCGGATGAACTGCTGGTCGAGTTGAATCAAGTAAAAAAAGAAAACCAGGAATTATCTTCCAGAGCTTCCGTTTTAGAAACGGAGATCCGGGACTTTGAAGCACTGGCTGCCGACAATAATCGATACATCGAGAAGCTCCTATCCGATGTAAACAATGCAAAACTTTATTCCGGACAAACGGAAGTGTCTGGACCGGGGATCCAAATAACACTGGATTACGAAAGCGTTGAAAACGATGGCTTCGACCCATTTCTATACAATTCGGAATTATTGCTGTTGATGGTCAATGAACTAAATGCAGCAGGAGCAGAAGCCATCTCCATCAACGGAGAGCGGATCATCAGTACGTCGGAGATCCGATTGGCGGGAAGCCACATCAACATCAACGGAAAAAAACACTCCAGGCCTTTTGTTTTCAAGGTGATCGGTGATACAAAAACCCTTCGTTCCGCTGTACTGATAAGGGCGGGGATCGCCGACATCATGCGTGCCAATTACATCAGCGTATCCATTGAGGATGTTCCTGATTTGGTCGTGGAAGCATATCAAAGCGCCATTGTTTATCGATATGCCAAACCAGTGGAAAGGGAATGA
- a CDS encoding small basic family protein, giving the protein MILAVLGLALGILIGFVLPIDLPASYTSYMSIALLASLDSVFGGLRAEMEDKFDTHIFVSGFFGNVLIATFLAYFGDRVGIPLYYAAIFTFGTRMFQNFAIIRRIMLKRLEERYHR; this is encoded by the coding sequence ATGATTTTGGCTGTATTGGGATTGGCATTGGGGATTTTGATCGGATTTGTTTTGCCCATCGACCTTCCGGCTTCGTACACTTCCTACATGTCTATTGCCTTGTTGGCATCTTTGGATTCAGTATTTGGTGGTTTGCGGGCGGAAATGGAAGACAAATTCGACACACATATTTTTGTTTCCGGGTTTTTCGGAAATGTTTTGATCGCTACGTTTTTGGCTTATTTTGGAGACCGGGTGGGCATTCCCTTATATTATGCGGCGATTTTCACATTTGGTACCAGAATGTTCCAAAATTTTGCAATCATAAGACGAATCATGCTGAAGCGATTGGAAGAGAGATATCATCGATGA